The proteins below are encoded in one region of Myxocyprinus asiaticus isolate MX2 ecotype Aquarium Trade chromosome 13, UBuf_Myxa_2, whole genome shotgun sequence:
- the LOC127450374 gene encoding gastrula zinc finger protein XlCGF57.1-like isoform X1: protein MFIKEESEDMAYPEACRIKTEHTDEQTDLMEIKEENEEPIEVKIESQELNEVKEEHQYQNPGAGEKSFSCSKTEKNSSQNKTQAKKSFTCPQCGKSFTRKESLKKHMRIHTGEKPFKCPQCGKSFMRKDSLNKHIKIHSGEKPFKCPQCGKSFACKGNLLIHLSLHNGESPFTCHQCGKSFMSKDNLNKHMKIYTGEKPFTCPQCGKSFTQKDGLQRHMRIHTGEKPFRCLQCGNSFRYKEYFKVHMRIHTGEKPFRCLHCGKSFTKRANLNDHMRIHTGEKLCKCHQCGKSFTQKRDLSVHMRIHTGERPFTCLQCGNSFISKGNLTEHMRIHTGEKPYTCHQCGKSFSRSHTLKQHERVHTGEKPYHCPSCGKSFRQSKYLRNHRKGHCPELLE, encoded by the coding sequence ACTTGATGGAAATTAAAGAGGAAAATGAAGAACCAATAGAAGTGAAAAtagaaagtcaagaactgaatgaagtgaaggaggaacatcagtatcagaatccTGGAGCTGGAGAAAAATCTTTTAGTTGCTCAAAGACTGAGAAGAATTCCTCACAAAACAAAACTCAAGCCAAAAAATCCttcacctgccctcagtgtggaaagagtttcacacggaAAGAAAGTCTTAAaaagcacatgagaattcacactggagagaagccttttaagTGCcctcagtgtgggaagagttttatGCGCAAAGACAGTCTTAACAAGCACATAAAAATTCattctggagagaagcctttcaagtgccctcagtgtggaaagagttttgcatgtAAAGGAAACCTTTTGATACACTTAAGCCTTCACAACGGAGAGAgccctttcacatgccatcagtgtggaaagagttttatgAGTAAAGACAATCTTAACAAGCACATGAAAATttacactggagagaaacctttcacttgccctcagtgtggaaagagtttcacacagaaAGATGGTCTTCAGAGAcatatgagaattcacactggagagaaacctttcagatgccttcagtgtggtaaTAGTTTCAGGTATAAAGAATACTTTAAAgtacacatgagaattcacactggagagaagcctttcagaTGCCttcattgtggaaagagtttcacaaagaGAGCAAACCTTAatgatcacatgagaattcacacggGAGAGAAGCTTTGCaagtgccatcagtgtggaaagagtttcacacagaaACGAGACCTAAGtgttcacatgagaattcacactggagagagacctttcacatgccttcagtgtggtaaTAGTTTCATTTCAAAAGGAAACCTTACTGAGCACatgagaatccacactggagagaaaccttatacatgccatcagtgtggaaaaagtttcagtCGGTCACACACCCTAAAACAGcatgagagagtgcatactggagaaaAGCCATACCACTGCCCTTCATGTGGAAAAAGTTTCCGCCAatcaaaatatttaagaaatcatAGAAAAGGGCATTGCCCAGAGTTGTTGGAGTGA